CGGGCAGCGTCCCTGCGGTGTCAGCGGCCGTAGCGGATCAGGGCGCGGACCATGCGGCAGGTGGTGTCGGACGGCGGGTGGATGCCGATGCTCTGGGCCGTGTCCCGTATCGTCGCGTCCGTGGCCTTCGACGGGATGTAGACCCCGGCGTCGAGCAGGGCGATCGCGAGGCGCATGGCCTTCAGACGGCGGTTGTGCGACACGTACCACTCGCGGGGTCGGCCCGCGGGGAGCGGCTTCTTCTGGAGCGGCTTCCAGGGTTCGAGGGACGGCGTCCGGATCACGGCGAGAGCCATGGGCTACCTCCTGGCGAACGGTGGGGTGCGGGCCCTCCTCGGGACCCTCACCTTCACCCCCCATTTTAGAGACCCCCACTGACAATCGCCCCTGGCCAGGTGGGGTTTGGGGGGTGGTGGAGGGGGCCGTGGGGGGTGCCGTGCGGGTAGCGTGTGGGGCATGGAGATCTGGATCAATCCCGCCTGTTCCAAGTGCCGCAGCGCCCTCACGCTCCTCGACGCGGAGGGCGCCGACTACACCGTGCGCCGCTACCTGGAGGAGGTGCCGACGCCGGAGGAGATCCGGGAGGTGCTGAAGCGGCTCGGGCTCGAGCCCTGGGACATCACGCGGACCGGCGAGGACATCGCCAAGGAGCTCGGGGTGAAGGACTGGCCCCGGGACGAGGCGGACCGGGAGCGGTGGATCGAGGCGCTCTCCACCCATCCCAAGCTGATCCAGCGGCCCATCATCACGGCGGAGGACGGCACGGCCGTCG
The DNA window shown above is from Streptomyces vietnamensis and carries:
- a CDS encoding arsenate reductase family protein, yielding MEIWINPACSKCRSALTLLDAEGADYTVRRYLEEVPTPEEIREVLKRLGLEPWDITRTGEDIAKELGVKDWPRDEADRERWIEALSTHPKLIQRPIITAEDGTAVVGRTEEAVRDALSR